The following coding sequences are from one Prochlorococcus sp. MIT 0604 window:
- a CDS encoding high light inducible protein: protein MNKQTKIEIKETKNFVDKEELNLWKRGFTPQAEIWNGRMATVGIGIIFIIIALISQFS from the coding sequence ATGAACAAACAAACTAAAATCGAGATTAAAGAGACAAAAAACTTCGTTGATAAAGAGGAACTGAATTTGTGGAAAAGAGGTTTTACCCCTCAAGCTGAAATATGGAATGGAAGGATGGCAACTGTTGGTATAGGAATTATTTTTATAATTATTGCTTTAATAAGCCAATTTTCTTAA
- a CDS encoding sodium:proton antiporter: MTPERLGLLWGITVFAGACARLFSSLTGFPSVVILLLSGLLIGRSGLGLVEPLDLGQGLETIVGLLVCLVLFEGGLNLKLPEGNIRNTVLKISLVRLFISLSAGIFIAHWLAGLSWQVAGIYSAIVLATGPTVVSPLVEQIKLASPLSEVLKAEGLLLEPIGAVLALLLLELTLGDLRGINDVFIALMQRLGGGVLIGLSAGWFLSEILKKIKNEASFGIELQVTLGFIFLMYGICEYFLPESGLPASVAAGFIVGKREVIDKERLDNLIGELAQLAITVLFPLLAADVSWGELSPLGWGGVLCVFMLMVIVRPISVWIATTGGELNLKEKIFLAWLAPRGIVTAAVASLFSIRLEQAGILGAGRLQGLVFLTILMTVGIQGLSAKPLASRLDLNKKII, encoded by the coding sequence ATGACGCCTGAAAGGCTCGGATTACTTTGGGGAATAACTGTATTTGCAGGTGCTTGTGCGCGATTATTTTCTTCTTTAACAGGATTCCCCAGTGTTGTTATTTTATTACTTTCTGGATTACTTATAGGAAGATCAGGTTTAGGACTGGTTGAGCCTTTAGATCTTGGCCAAGGGCTTGAAACTATTGTAGGGCTTCTAGTCTGTTTGGTTCTATTTGAAGGTGGACTAAATTTAAAACTGCCTGAGGGGAATATAAGAAATACTGTTTTGAAAATTTCATTGGTAAGACTTTTTATTTCATTATCAGCTGGAATTTTTATTGCGCATTGGCTGGCAGGCCTATCATGGCAAGTTGCAGGAATATATAGTGCCATCGTTTTAGCTACTGGACCAACAGTTGTTTCTCCATTAGTGGAACAAATAAAATTAGCTTCCCCTCTCTCGGAAGTTTTAAAAGCTGAGGGATTGTTGCTTGAACCAATTGGTGCAGTACTTGCATTACTGCTTTTAGAACTGACTTTAGGGGATCTACGTGGGATTAACGATGTATTTATAGCATTGATGCAAAGATTAGGGGGAGGAGTCTTAATCGGATTAAGCGCAGGATGGTTCCTATCAGAAATTTTAAAAAAAATAAAAAATGAAGCCTCATTTGGTATAGAGCTTCAAGTTACCCTTGGGTTTATTTTCCTTATGTATGGTATTTGCGAATATTTTTTACCAGAATCAGGATTGCCGGCCTCTGTCGCGGCAGGTTTTATTGTAGGCAAAAGAGAAGTTATAGATAAGGAGAGATTGGATAATCTAATAGGTGAATTAGCTCAATTAGCAATAACGGTTCTTTTCCCTCTTTTGGCCGCTGACGTTTCTTGGGGAGAATTAAGTCCGCTTGGCTGGGGAGGGGTTCTTTGCGTTTTTATGTTGATGGTAATTGTTCGCCCTATCTCTGTATGGATAGCAACTACGGGTGGAGAATTGAACTTAAAAGAAAAAATATTTTTAGCCTGGTTAGCCCCAAGAGGTATTGTTACTGCAGCGGTAGCTTCTCTTTTTTCTATCAGATTAGAGCAGGCTGGTATCCTTGGCGCTGGTCGTCTCCAAGGTTTAGTTTTTCTTACTATATTGATGACAGTAGGAATACAGGGTCTTTCAGCTAAACCTTTGGCGAGTAGGCTTGATTTAAACAAAAAAATAATTTAG
- the gltX gene encoding glutamate--tRNA ligase: protein MEKRLRLAPSPTGLFHIGTARTALFNWLYAQKIGGKFLIRIEDTDFLRSKSEYTENILEGLKWLGLKWDEEPIKQSDRILIHKSFIKKLLKCGAAYRCFTTEDEISELREEQKKSGLPPKHDNRHRNLSKKEIETFISKGRDSVIRFKIDEKIQITWVDQIRGEINWQGKDLGGDLVLSRRAKGYEIGDPLYNLAVVVDDNFMNITHVVRGEDHISNTAKQILIYKALNFKLPTFSHTPLILNSEGKKLSKRDCVTSIDEFRDMGYLPEALSNYMAFLGWSPKSSEREILSLDEISEIFDLSEINKAGAKFSWEKLNWINSRYIKKMESIKLIEIMRKYWNDNGWVPPSQEWAYKLAILLRDSMTVLKDAIDQSEPFFSIPAIQKEGEDFLENKDSKASLKLVLNYLTEQNTEKLDKEKAKEIINEISKIHNIKKGILMKSLRVAFFGSLSGPDLIQSWELFSEIKTDRSRIERCLKST from the coding sequence TTGGAAAAACGTTTAAGACTAGCCCCAAGTCCAACGGGTTTATTTCATATTGGTACAGCTCGTACAGCATTATTTAACTGGTTGTATGCACAAAAAATAGGTGGAAAATTTCTGATCAGAATAGAAGATACAGATTTTCTTCGATCTAAATCTGAATACACAGAAAATATATTAGAAGGCTTGAAATGGCTTGGACTTAAATGGGATGAAGAACCTATCAAGCAAAGTGACCGAATATTAATTCACAAAAGTTTCATCAAAAAGCTTTTGAAATGTGGAGCTGCATATAGGTGCTTTACAACAGAAGATGAAATCTCTGAATTAAGAGAAGAACAAAAAAAGAGCGGATTACCTCCAAAGCATGATAATAGACACAGAAATCTTTCAAAAAAAGAAATAGAAACATTCATATCCAAAGGGAGAGATTCAGTTATAAGGTTTAAGATTGACGAGAAAATTCAAATTACATGGGTAGATCAGATAAGAGGCGAAATCAATTGGCAAGGGAAGGACTTGGGTGGTGATTTAGTTTTGTCAAGAAGGGCAAAGGGTTATGAGATTGGAGATCCTTTATATAATCTTGCGGTTGTAGTTGATGACAATTTCATGAATATTACTCATGTTGTAAGAGGTGAAGATCATATCTCGAACACTGCAAAACAAATATTGATTTATAAAGCGTTAAATTTTAAGTTGCCAACTTTTTCACATACACCCTTAATACTTAATAGTGAAGGGAAAAAATTATCTAAAAGAGATTGCGTTACTTCAATCGACGAATTTAGAGATATGGGATATTTACCTGAGGCCTTATCGAACTATATGGCCTTTTTAGGTTGGTCTCCAAAATCTTCCGAAAGAGAGATACTTTCACTTGATGAAATATCTGAAATTTTTGATTTGTCAGAAATAAATAAAGCTGGGGCTAAATTCAGTTGGGAAAAACTTAACTGGATTAATTCTCGATATATAAAAAAAATGGAATCAATAAAGTTAATTGAGATCATGAGAAAATACTGGAATGATAATGGTTGGGTACCGCCATCTCAAGAATGGGCATATAAATTAGCAATTTTACTTAGAGACTCTATGACTGTTTTAAAGGATGCCATTGATCAATCAGAACCATTTTTCTCAATACCTGCAATTCAAAAAGAAGGCGAAGACTTTCTGGAAAACAAGGATAGTAAAGCGTCTTTAAAACTAGTCTTAAATTATTTAACTGAGCAAAATACTGAAAAACTAGATAAAGAGAAAGCCAAAGAAATAATAAACGAAATCTCAAAAATTCATAATATTAAAAAAGGGATATTAATGAAATCTTTGAGAGTAGCCTTTTTTGGATCTCTCAGTGGGCCAGATTTAATACAAAGTTGGGAGCTTTTCTCAGAGATTAAAACTGATAGATCTCGAATTGAAAGATGTCTTAAATCAACCTAA
- the rplS gene encoding 50S ribosomal protein L19 produces the protein MAKEKQEKELETVINAEASVDVSVEQKEKKMVSETKQPFSASHLIKEFENEQLKKELPEIYVGDTVKVGVKITEGNKERVQPYEGVVIAKRHGGINQTITVRRIFQGIGVERVFMLHSPQVASLKVERRGKVRRAKLFYLRDRVGKATRVKQRFDR, from the coding sequence ATGGCTAAAGAGAAACAAGAGAAGGAATTAGAAACCGTTATAAATGCTGAAGCATCAGTTGATGTATCAGTTGAACAAAAAGAAAAAAAGATGGTTTCTGAAACTAAGCAACCCTTCAGTGCATCCCACCTTATTAAGGAATTTGAGAATGAACAATTAAAAAAAGAGTTACCCGAAATTTATGTTGGGGACACTGTTAAAGTTGGAGTAAAAATTACAGAAGGGAATAAAGAAAGAGTCCAACCTTATGAAGGTGTTGTCATAGCAAAAAGACATGGAGGTATTAACCAGACTATTACAGTTAGAAGAATTTTCCAGGGTATAGGTGTTGAAAGAGTATTTATGCTACATAGTCCACAGGTTGCCTCTCTAAAAGTTGAACGTAGAGGTAAAGTAAGAAGAGCTAAGTTATTCTATCTAAGAGATAGAGTAGGAAAAGCTACTCGCGTAAAACAACGCTTTGATCGATAA
- a CDS encoding PepSY domain-containing protein → MKILFNSRQFHKALAPWVFLPLFISSITGLLYRVSKDLLGYSREQVHWLMSLHEGEWLGDNGELIYVILNSLGVLWMLITGFQMFSKKISFAKKVTKGESKG, encoded by the coding sequence ATGAAAATTTTATTTAATTCTAGACAATTTCATAAGGCTTTGGCTCCTTGGGTTTTTCTTCCATTATTTATATCTTCAATTACCGGACTTCTTTATAGGGTTTCAAAAGATTTATTAGGTTACTCTAGAGAACAAGTTCATTGGTTAATGTCTCTCCATGAGGGCGAATGGCTCGGCGATAATGGGGAATTAATATACGTAATATTGAATTCCCTTGGAGTTTTATGGATGCTCATAACTGGATTTCAAATGTTTTCAAAAAAAATTTCATTTGCCAAAAAGGTTACTAAAGGCGAGTCAAAAGGTTAA
- the map gene encoding type I methionyl aminopeptidase — protein MRHFADLLLNKNNSKTNDQAPFIQRRRGIEIKSSREINLMKKSSRIVATVLREINDLIKPGMSTKDLDDFAEKRIKSFGAVPSFKGYHGFPSSICSSINNEVVHGIPNKNKIIKNGDLVKIDTGAYLDGFHGDSCISICVGEVSPKARNLSDIAYKALYAGLSKIKAGNTLLEVAGAIEDIVLKNGFSVVEDYTGHGVGRNLHEEPSVFNFRTKELPNVILREGMTLAVEPIVNEGTKFCKTLNDKWTVITKDGKLSAQWEHTIVVLKDGVEILTDRDF, from the coding sequence ATGAGACATTTTGCAGATCTTTTGTTAAATAAAAATAATTCCAAGACTAATGATCAAGCTCCTTTTATTCAGAGGAGAAGAGGAATAGAAATAAAGTCTTCACGTGAAATAAATTTGATGAAAAAATCTAGCAGGATTGTAGCAACTGTTTTGAGGGAAATTAATGATTTAATTAAACCTGGAATGAGCACAAAAGACTTAGATGATTTCGCAGAAAAGAGGATAAAAAGTTTTGGAGCTGTGCCAAGTTTTAAGGGTTACCATGGCTTCCCTTCTAGTATTTGTTCAAGTATTAATAATGAGGTTGTTCATGGAATACCAAATAAAAATAAAATAATTAAAAATGGTGACTTAGTTAAAATTGATACAGGAGCATATTTAGATGGCTTCCATGGTGATAGTTGCATATCAATTTGCGTTGGGGAGGTTAGTCCAAAGGCACGAAATCTTAGTGATATAGCTTACAAAGCATTGTATGCAGGGCTTTCGAAAATCAAAGCAGGGAATACACTTTTAGAAGTTGCTGGGGCAATCGAAGATATTGTTTTAAAAAATGGCTTTAGTGTTGTGGAAGACTATACAGGTCATGGAGTAGGAAGAAATCTTCATGAAGAACCATCGGTGTTTAATTTTCGGACCAAAGAATTGCCCAACGTTATTCTTCGTGAAGGAATGACATTAGCTGTGGAACCTATTGTTAATGAAGGGACTAAATTTTGCAAAACATTAAATGATAAATGGACCGTTATAACAAAAGATGGAAAATTATCGGCTCAATGGGAGCATACAATAGTCGTCTTAAAAGATGGTGTTGAAATATTGACAGATAGAGATTTCTAG
- a CDS encoding SDR family oxidoreductase — translation MINSTKTQQTIGITGASGALGKELTKLFRQKGYKVIGFTHSKTNYEINLESPNEWIKWECGKESSLKKQLEKIDILILNHGIYDLSRENSNYENSIEINALSKFKFLNLFEDIALTSNSLIKKEIWINTSEAELLPALNPSYEISKSLIGQLVSFKKNLLEKNTKKKLIIKKIILGPFKSELNPIGIMSPKFVSKKIYDLANSKNYLIIISPNPLTHLLFPLKEFFNFLYCQIIYKYKS, via the coding sequence ATGATAAATTCAACCAAAACCCAACAAACTATAGGGATTACTGGAGCCTCAGGTGCCCTTGGGAAAGAATTAACAAAGTTGTTTCGTCAAAAAGGGTATAAAGTGATTGGATTTACTCATAGTAAAACTAATTATGAAATAAATCTTGAATCTCCAAATGAATGGATTAAATGGGAATGTGGGAAGGAGTCGTCATTAAAAAAACAATTAGAAAAAATAGATATTTTAATTTTGAACCATGGTATCTATGATTTGAGTAGAGAAAATTCCAATTATGAAAATTCAATAGAGATAAATGCATTAAGCAAATTCAAATTTTTAAATTTATTTGAAGATATTGCTCTAACAAGTAATTCACTAATAAAAAAAGAGATTTGGATAAACACATCTGAAGCAGAACTTTTACCAGCCCTAAATCCTTCATATGAGATTAGTAAATCCCTTATTGGTCAATTAGTTTCTTTCAAAAAAAATCTTCTGGAAAAAAATACAAAGAAAAAATTAATAATAAAAAAAATCATCTTAGGACCTTTTAAATCAGAACTAAATCCTATCGGAATAATGAGTCCAAAATTTGTTTCAAAGAAAATTTATGATTTAGCAAATTCAAAAAATTATTTAATAATAATTAGTCCAAACCCTTTAACACACCTACTTTTTCCATTGAAAGAATTTTTTAATTTTTTGTATTGCCAAATTATCTATAAGTACAAATCTTAG
- a CDS encoding phosphotransacetylase family protein produces MSDILLIGSCEPFSGKSAMVLGIAKRLLQGGGEVRIGKPLATCIELTNLSSMSYEGLIDDDVKFIGTTLNIKEENLISSVGLLDNISAEKRIFNKDLLPGKGFDQIEGLVNDDFEGLNILEAAGSLHEGMIYGLSLPQLARDLDAKVLIVNLWEDCKSVDALLDAKKQLGEKLAGVVLNGVLPQEVEKVKNEIIPSLKDLDIEVFGVMPKSPLLRSVTVGELIRRLDAQVICCPEKDQLLVETLSIGAMGVNSAMEFFRRRRNMAVVTGADRTDIQLAALEASTQCLILTGLGDPLSQLIHRAEELEVPILKVGLDTLSSVEIIEQAFGHVRIHESVKASYAIQLVQEHVNLKRILEKIDFPCNFSDKC; encoded by the coding sequence ATGAGCGATATATTATTAATTGGTTCATGTGAGCCATTTAGTGGTAAGTCTGCAATGGTTCTTGGGATAGCAAAAAGACTTTTACAAGGGGGGGGGGAAGTCCGCATAGGAAAACCACTAGCAACATGTATTGAACTTACTAATCTTTCCTCAATGTCTTATGAAGGATTAATAGATGATGATGTTAAATTTATTGGAACTACTCTAAATATCAAAGAGGAGAATTTAATTTCTTCAGTAGGATTATTGGATAATATATCAGCTGAAAAAAGAATCTTTAATAAAGACTTACTCCCAGGAAAAGGTTTTGATCAGATTGAAGGATTAGTTAATGATGATTTTGAAGGCCTTAATATTCTAGAGGCAGCTGGTAGCCTTCATGAAGGTATGATTTATGGCTTAAGTCTCCCACAACTAGCTAGGGATTTAGATGCGAAAGTTTTAATTGTGAATTTGTGGGAAGATTGTAAAAGCGTGGATGCATTACTTGATGCGAAAAAACAATTAGGTGAGAAATTGGCTGGAGTTGTATTGAACGGAGTGTTGCCGCAAGAAGTTGAAAAAGTTAAAAATGAAATAATACCCTCACTTAAAGATCTGGATATTGAAGTGTTTGGGGTGATGCCTAAATCACCACTGCTTAGAAGTGTCACAGTTGGTGAGCTTATAAGAAGATTAGATGCCCAAGTAATTTGTTGCCCTGAAAAAGATCAATTACTTGTTGAAACCTTAAGTATTGGTGCAATGGGGGTCAATTCTGCAATGGAATTTTTCAGGAGAAGACGAAACATGGCTGTAGTTACTGGAGCTGATAGAACTGATATACAACTTGCTGCTTTGGAGGCTTCAACTCAATGCCTGATTTTAACTGGTTTGGGAGACCCTTTATCACAATTGATTCATAGAGCTGAGGAATTGGAGGTGCCAATTTTAAAGGTGGGATTAGATACTCTTTCCTCTGTAGAAATTATTGAACAAGCTTTTGGTCATGTCAGAATACATGAATCAGTTAAAGCTTCTTATGCTATTCAATTAGTTCAAGAGCATGTGAATTTAAAAAGAATTCTCGAAAAGATAGATTTTCCCTGCAATTTTTCAGATAAATGCTAA
- a CDS encoding YajQ family cyclic di-GMP-binding protein encodes MAESFSFDVVSDFDRQELVNTLDQVKREISQRYDLKGTDTSVDLDKENIFIITNSELTLNAVNDIIRQKAIKRNLSLKIFDYGEIEIVSGNKLKQTILLKQGIKQEIAKKISKNIRDQIKKINVSINGETLRVASKSKNDLQLAIKLVSELEESLNIPLKVNNFR; translated from the coding sequence ATGGCAGAAAGTTTTTCATTTGATGTGGTTTCTGATTTTGATAGACAGGAATTAGTCAACACTTTGGATCAAGTAAAAAGAGAAATTTCTCAGCGCTACGACCTCAAGGGCACAGATACTTCAGTTGATTTAGATAAAGAAAATATTTTTATAATCACAAATAGCGAACTGACCCTAAATGCTGTAAATGACATAATTAGACAAAAGGCTATAAAAAGGAACTTGTCTTTAAAAATATTTGACTACGGTGAAATTGAAATAGTTAGTGGTAACAAATTAAAACAGACAATTTTATTAAAACAAGGAATTAAACAAGAAATTGCAAAAAAAATCAGCAAAAATATTAGAGATCAAATAAAAAAAATTAATGTCAGCATAAATGGTGAAACACTCAGAGTTGCTAGTAAGAGTAAAAATGATCTTCAATTAGCAATTAAGCTTGTTTCTGAGTTGGAAGAGTCTTTGAATATTCCTCTAAAAGTTAATAACTTTAGATAA
- a CDS encoding prohibitin family protein — protein sequence MSTSFKNVTPTGPGGTATLLIVLSFTGFLLLTQSLFVVPSGQVAVVTTLGKVSGPSRRAGLNFKLPFIQSVYPFDIKTQVQPEKFETLTKDLQVIRATATVKYSVKPQEAGRIFATIASRNSDVYQKIVQPSLLKALKSVFSQYELETIATEFAVISEKVGDTVAQELNSFDYVDVKSLDLTGLEIAEEYRAAIEQKQIAGQQLLRAKTEVEIAEQEALRYETLNRSLDDQVLFKLFLDKWDGSTQVVPGLPGSEGGSPPVIVGGRR from the coding sequence ATGTCAACATCCTTTAAAAATGTAACACCAACAGGTCCCGGTGGAACAGCAACACTATTGATTGTATTATCTTTTACAGGCTTTCTTTTACTCACCCAATCTCTCTTTGTTGTCCCTTCTGGACAAGTTGCAGTTGTAACAACATTAGGGAAAGTAAGTGGTCCCTCAAGGAGAGCTGGTTTAAACTTTAAACTTCCATTTATTCAGTCTGTATACCCATTTGATATCAAAACTCAAGTTCAACCAGAAAAATTTGAAACGTTAACTAAAGATCTTCAAGTAATTAGGGCTACAGCTACTGTTAAGTATTCAGTAAAACCCCAGGAAGCAGGAAGGATCTTTGCCACAATTGCAAGTAGAAATAGCGATGTTTATCAAAAAATTGTTCAGCCATCTTTGTTAAAAGCTCTAAAATCAGTCTTTTCTCAGTATGAGCTAGAAACAATTGCTACTGAATTTGCAGTAATTTCTGAAAAAGTAGGTGATACAGTTGCTCAAGAACTAAATTCATTCGATTATGTAGATGTTAAAAGTTTAGATCTTACTGGATTAGAGATTGCCGAAGAATATAGAGCTGCAATTGAACAAAAGCAAATAGCAGGTCAGCAACTACTAAGAGCAAAGACAGAAGTGGAAATTGCTGAACAAGAAGCTCTTAGATATGAGACATTAAATAGAAGTCTTGACGATCAGGTACTTTTTAAATTATTTCTAGATAAATGGGATGGTAGCACACAAGTTGTTCCTGGCCTGCCAGGTTCAGAAGGAGGCAGTCCTCCAGTAATAGTTGGTGGTAGAAGATAA
- the hemL gene encoding glutamate-1-semialdehyde 2,1-aminomutase — MTDILNYTKSEEIFSAAQHLMPGGVSSPVRAFKSVGGKPIVFDRVKGPFAWDIDGNRYIDYIGSWGPAICGHAHPEVTTALQEAIEKGTSFGAPCVLENKLAEMVINAVPSIEMVRFVNSGTEACMAVLRLMRAFTGRDKVIKFDGCYHGHADMFLVKAGSGVATLGLPDSPGVPRTTTANTLTAPYNDLEAVKKLFSENPDAISGVILEPIVGNAGFITPEPGFLEGLRELTTENGSLLVFDEVMTGFRISYGGAQEKFGVTPDLTTLGKVIGGGLPVGAYGGKKEIMSMVAPAGPVYQAGTLSGNPLAMTAGIKTLELLKQDGTYDKLDSTTSRLIEGIIQAAENNSIAINGGSVSGMFGFFLCDGPVRNFDEAKTNDAELFGKLHKEMLRRGIYLAPSPFEAGFTSLAHNEEEIDKTIEAFDESFNAIKK, encoded by the coding sequence GTGACTGACATATTAAATTACACCAAATCAGAAGAAATTTTTTCTGCCGCACAACATCTAATGCCAGGGGGAGTTAGCTCGCCAGTAAGAGCTTTTAAGTCTGTAGGTGGCAAGCCAATTGTTTTTGATAGAGTCAAAGGTCCCTTTGCTTGGGATATTGATGGAAATAGATATATTGACTACATAGGAAGTTGGGGGCCGGCTATATGTGGACATGCCCACCCTGAAGTAACTACGGCATTACAGGAAGCAATTGAGAAAGGCACTAGTTTTGGTGCTCCATGCGTTCTAGAAAATAAACTCGCCGAAATGGTAATAAATGCAGTCCCATCTATAGAAATGGTTAGATTTGTTAATAGTGGAACTGAAGCATGCATGGCTGTTTTGAGACTTATGAGAGCATTTACTGGAAGAGATAAAGTTATTAAATTTGACGGTTGCTATCACGGACATGCAGATATGTTTTTAGTTAAAGCAGGTTCAGGTGTAGCTACTCTAGGTTTACCAGATTCTCCAGGCGTTCCAAGGACAACAACAGCCAACACACTCACTGCTCCTTACAATGACCTTGAAGCAGTAAAAAAATTATTTTCTGAAAATCCTGATGCCATTTCGGGAGTTATACTTGAGCCTATTGTTGGTAATGCTGGATTCATTACTCCAGAACCTGGGTTCTTGGAGGGATTAAGAGAATTAACTACTGAAAATGGATCCTTATTAGTTTTTGACGAAGTAATGACTGGCTTCAGAATAAGTTATGGAGGTGCTCAAGAAAAGTTTGGGGTTACTCCAGACTTAACCACCCTCGGAAAAGTTATTGGTGGAGGCCTACCTGTAGGAGCTTATGGAGGCAAAAAAGAAATAATGTCAATGGTAGCCCCTGCAGGACCTGTTTACCAAGCAGGCACTTTGAGCGGTAATCCTCTCGCTATGACTGCTGGGATAAAAACTCTTGAATTGCTCAAACAAGATGGCACATACGATAAACTTGATTCAACAACTTCTAGATTAATTGAAGGGATAATTCAGGCTGCAGAAAATAACAGTATCGCTATAAACGGTGGAAGTGTAAGTGGTATGTTTGGATTCTTCTTATGTGATGGGCCAGTTAGAAACTTTGATGAAGCCAAAACAAATGATGCAGAACTTTTTGGTAAATTGCATAAAGAAATGCTTCGTAGAGGAATTTACTTAGCGCCAAGTCCCTTTGAAGCTGGATTCACATCATTAGCTCACAATGAAGAAGAAATTGATAAAACTATCGAGGCTTTTGACGAATCTTTTAATGCAATAAAAAAATAA
- the xth gene encoding exodeoxyribonuclease III — protein sequence MLIATWNVNSIRTRLSQIMDWINQVNPDILCLQETKVMDDSFPVEPFEKLGYSIEVYGQKSYNGVAIISKIKPKNVKKGFYNCADSNQNIEIFLDQKRLISADINGIKVINVYVPNGSSLGSSKFEYKIKWLNCLASFLDEQEKKGELICLLGDFNVAPSNLDIHNPEKYEGGIMASEIERNALNNVLKKRLMDSFRVFEQNTGHWSWWDYRNNAFELNKGWRIDHIYISKELSSNLKSSFIDCSPRGNLRPSDHAPVMIDLNLNDINEDFFEDEDNFFEI from the coding sequence TTGTTAATAGCAACTTGGAATGTTAACTCTATTAGAACCAGACTTTCACAAATAATGGATTGGATTAATCAAGTAAATCCAGATATTCTATGCTTGCAGGAAACAAAAGTGATGGATGATAGTTTCCCTGTTGAACCTTTTGAAAAATTAGGATACTCAATTGAGGTCTATGGACAAAAATCATACAATGGAGTCGCTATTATTTCTAAAATAAAGCCAAAAAATGTTAAAAAAGGATTTTACAATTGTGCTGACTCTAATCAAAATATAGAAATTTTCCTAGACCAAAAAAGATTGATTTCTGCTGATATTAACGGTATCAAAGTCATAAATGTATATGTGCCAAACGGATCTTCTCTAGGATCTAGTAAGTTCGAATACAAAATTAAGTGGTTAAATTGTTTAGCTTCATTTTTGGATGAACAAGAAAAAAAAGGCGAATTAATTTGTCTCTTGGGTGATTTTAATGTTGCTCCATCTAATTTGGATATTCATAATCCAGAGAAATATGAAGGGGGAATAATGGCATCTGAGATAGAGAGAAATGCACTAAATAATGTTCTAAAAAAAAGATTAATGGATTCTTTTAGGGTTTTTGAACAAAATACTGGTCATTGGAGTTGGTGGGATTACCGTAATAATGCATTTGAATTAAATAAAGGGTGGAGAATAGACCATATATATATCAGTAAAGAACTTTCTTCAAATCTTAAAAGTTCTTTCATAGACTGCTCTCCTAGAGGTAATTTACGTCCAAGTGATCATGCCCCAGTTATGATAGATCTTAACTTGAACGACATAAATGAAGATTTTTTTGAGGATGAGGATAATTTCTTCGAAATATAA